One genomic window of Bos taurus isolate L1 Dominette 01449 registration number 42190680 breed Hereford chromosome Y, ARS-UCD2.0, whole genome shotgun sequence includes the following:
- the LOC132344673 gene encoding testis-specific Y-encoded protein 1-like, with protein EERERRSKEGGSVLGPLAVSPIVTPSEEAILFRVEAVQDSETLVDRDVAGIRREFRLLAEDIMEEVEVVADEEQKQWSSQELEEKTVEEQGQDRPGGPSEHQALDVLKALAALQVELSSECEQNHRAYHQRRKHHLAWGSAIIQGIPGFWAKTIMSHPQVSVMISDQDQDFLDYMIDLKVQVRSHLQSHCKLIFSFQDNPYFLNTMIIKEYYLDNTGNRACHSTPVHWFWDFEWASPRHSLDTRSLNFLNWLSGHNGPELNTIADLISNDMWDNPLKYYLGEDDSSIRDN; from the exons gaggagcgtgagaggcgatcaaaggaaggtgggagcgtcctgggacccttagctgtgagcccca ttgtcacgccaagtgaagaggccatcctctttagggtggaggcagtgcaagacagcgagaccctggtggaccgagacgtggcagggatccggcgggagttccggctgcttgcagaagacatcatggaagaggtggaggttgtggcagatgaggagcagaaacagtggtcctcccaggagctggaggagaagacggtggaggagcagggccaggacaggccgggaggtccgagtgagcaccaggcgctagatgtcctgaaggcactggccgccctgcaggtggaactgagctctgagtgtgagcaaaaccacagggcctaccatcagaggaggaagcatcacttggcttgggggagtgccatcatccagggcatccctggcttctgggccaaaact attatgagccaccctcaagtttccgtcatgatcagcgaccaagatcaagactttctcgactacatgatcgacttga aggtgcaggtgcggagccatctgcagtcccactgcaagctgatcttttcctttcaggacaacccctacttcttgaacaccatgatcattaaggagtattaccttgacaacactg ggaacagggcatgtcattccactccagtccactggttctgggactttgaatgggcatcccccaggcacagtctggacaccaggagccttaattttctcaactggctttcaggccacaatggcccagaattgaacacgattgctgat ctcatcagcaatgacatgtgg